In Streptomyces nojiriensis, one genomic interval encodes:
- a CDS encoding AMP-binding protein has translation MDLKPSAHTDTFARDHLPPADTWPELLFDLPELAYPDRLNCGAELLDATIARFGPAGADRPAFRSGAGEVWTYGGLRERVDRLAHALTADLGVVPGNRVLLRGPTGPWLAACWLAVMKAGAVAVTVLPQQRAQELATVCAMARVGHALCHADVLDDLVKAEVPGLRITLYGGTAPDDLLRLAERHPEPFPAAPTSADDVALIAFTSGTTGRPKGCMHFHRDLLAVADTFSRSVLRPRPDDVFAGSPPLGFTFGLGGLVVFPLRAGASALLLEEAVPRRLLPALAEHRVTVLFTAPTAYRTMLDALGPYDVGMYDLSALRRCVSAGENLPAATWQAWYERTGLRIINGIGATELLHIFISAADEDIRPGTTGRVVPGWEARVVDRAGRPVPDDEPGLLAVRGPVGCRYLADPRQGEYVQGGWNLTGDTYVRDPEGYFRYVARADDMIVSAGYNIAGPEVEEALLRHPDVVEAAVVGLPDERRGQIVVAYTVARDGAVLTEEVLRTFMRAELAPHKCPRSFVFLPALPRTATGKLQRFRLRGPGARPDPPDRI, from the coding sequence TTGGACCTCAAGCCTTCCGCTCACACCGACACCTTCGCCCGTGACCATCTGCCACCCGCGGACACGTGGCCGGAGCTCCTCTTCGATCTGCCCGAGCTGGCCTATCCGGACCGCCTGAACTGCGGGGCCGAGCTGCTCGACGCCACCATCGCCCGGTTCGGTCCGGCGGGCGCCGACCGCCCGGCCTTCCGCAGCGGGGCGGGCGAGGTGTGGACGTACGGCGGCCTGCGCGAGCGCGTGGACCGGCTGGCCCACGCGCTCACCGCCGACCTCGGTGTCGTTCCCGGCAACCGGGTGCTCCTGCGCGGGCCCACCGGCCCCTGGCTCGCCGCCTGCTGGCTCGCGGTGATGAAGGCGGGCGCGGTGGCCGTCACCGTACTGCCCCAGCAGCGCGCGCAGGAGCTGGCCACGGTGTGCGCGATGGCCCGGGTGGGGCACGCCCTGTGCCATGCGGACGTGCTGGACGACCTGGTCAAGGCCGAGGTGCCGGGACTGCGGATCACCCTGTACGGGGGCACGGCACCGGACGACCTGCTCCGGCTGGCCGAGAGACATCCCGAGCCCTTCCCGGCCGCCCCGACCTCCGCGGACGACGTGGCCCTGATCGCCTTCACCTCCGGGACCACCGGACGGCCCAAGGGCTGCATGCACTTCCACCGCGACCTGCTCGCCGTCGCCGACACCTTCTCCCGCAGCGTGCTGCGGCCCCGCCCGGACGACGTCTTCGCGGGCAGCCCGCCGCTCGGCTTCACCTTCGGCCTCGGCGGGCTCGTCGTCTTCCCGCTGCGCGCCGGGGCCTCGGCGCTGCTGCTGGAGGAGGCGGTGCCGCGCCGGCTGCTGCCCGCGCTCGCGGAACACCGGGTGACCGTGCTGTTCACCGCGCCCACGGCGTACCGGACGATGCTGGACGCGCTGGGCCCGTACGACGTGGGCATGTACGACCTGTCGGCCCTGCGCCGCTGCGTCTCGGCCGGGGAGAACCTGCCGGCCGCCACCTGGCAGGCCTGGTACGAGCGCACCGGGCTGCGCATCATCAACGGCATCGGGGCGACCGAGCTGCTCCACATCTTCATCTCCGCCGCCGACGAGGACATCCGGCCCGGGACGACGGGCCGGGTCGTCCCGGGCTGGGAGGCCCGGGTGGTGGACCGGGCCGGCCGCCCGGTCCCGGACGACGAGCCGGGGCTGCTGGCCGTGCGCGGCCCGGTCGGCTGCCGCTACCTGGCCGATCCCCGGCAGGGGGAGTACGTACAGGGCGGGTGGAACCTGACCGGTGACACCTACGTGCGCGATCCGGAGGGCTACTTCCGCTACGTCGCCCGGGCGGACGACATGATCGTCTCGGCGGGCTACAACATCGCGGGCCCCGAGGTGGAGGAAGCCCTGCTGCGCCACCCGGACGTGGTGGAGGCGGCGGTGGTGGGCCTGCCGGACGAGCGGCGCGGGCAGATCGTGGTGGCGTACACCGTGGCCCGCGACGGCGCGGTGCTGACGGAGGAGGTCCTGCGCACCTTCATGCGGGCGGAACTGGCCCCGCACAAGTGCCCGCGCTCCTTCGTCTTCCTCCCCGCCCTCCCCCGTACCGCGACGGGCAAACTGCAGCGCTTCCGGCTGCGTGGTCCCGGCGCCCGGCCCGATCCGCCCGACAGGATCTAG
- a CDS encoding acyl-CoA dehydrogenase family protein: MTGFALGVDQEEWCGQLRALAVQRLRPLAEKGEPGRVNRPLLAALGELGLLERVFASGALELCLLRESLAYGCTEAETALALQGLGAYPVLRAGSEEQRERWLPRVRTGRAVAAFALSEPGAGSDAAALALAATADPAAAGGGWRLSGEKCWISNAPEADFYTVFARTGEGPGAKGVSAFLVPADRPGLSGAPLDMLSPHPIGSLAFDGVPVGPQDLLGEPGRGFRVAMDTLNLFRPSVGAFAVGMARAALDATLAYTADRTAFGGTLSDLQAVAHRVAEMATRTEAARLLVYAAAGAYDRGAGDVPRRAAMAKLLATETAQYVVDHAVQLHGAVALQRGHLLEHLYREVRAPRIYEGASEVQRTIIAKELYGAAVAGR, from the coding sequence ATGACCGGATTCGCGCTCGGGGTGGACCAGGAGGAGTGGTGCGGGCAGTTGCGCGCACTGGCGGTGCAGCGGCTGCGGCCACTGGCCGAGAAGGGGGAACCGGGGCGGGTGAACCGGCCGCTGCTGGCGGCGCTGGGGGAGCTGGGCCTGCTGGAGCGGGTGTTCGCCTCGGGCGCGCTGGAACTGTGCCTGCTGCGGGAATCCCTCGCCTACGGTTGCACGGAGGCCGAGACGGCGCTCGCCCTGCAGGGGCTCGGGGCGTACCCGGTCCTGCGGGCGGGGAGCGAGGAGCAGCGGGAGCGCTGGCTGCCACGGGTGCGCACCGGGCGGGCGGTGGCGGCCTTCGCGCTGAGCGAGCCGGGGGCGGGCTCGGACGCGGCGGCGCTGGCGCTGGCGGCGACCGCGGATCCGGCGGCCGCCGGGGGTGGCTGGCGGCTCAGCGGTGAGAAGTGCTGGATCTCCAACGCCCCCGAGGCGGATTTCTACACCGTGTTCGCCCGGACGGGGGAGGGACCGGGGGCGAAGGGGGTCTCGGCCTTCCTGGTCCCGGCCGACCGCCCCGGACTCTCCGGCGCCCCCCTGGACATGCTCTCCCCGCACCCCATCGGCTCCCTCGCCTTCGACGGGGTGCCGGTCGGCCCGCAGGACCTGCTCGGCGAACCCGGGCGGGGCTTCCGCGTCGCGATGGACACCCTGAACCTCTTCCGGCCGAGCGTCGGAGCCTTCGCGGTGGGCATGGCCCGGGCCGCGCTGGACGCGACGCTCGCCTACACGGCGGACCGGACCGCGTTCGGGGGAACGCTGAGCGATCTCCAGGCGGTGGCGCACCGGGTGGCCGAGATGGCCACCCGCACCGAGGCCGCCCGGCTGCTGGTGTACGCGGCGGCCGGGGCCTACGACCGGGGGGCCGGGGACGTGCCGCGCCGGGCGGCGATGGCGAAACTGCTGGCCACGGAGACGGCCCAGTACGTGGTCGACCACGCGGTCCAACTGCACGGCGCGGTCGCCCTCCAGCGCGGCCACCTGCTCGAACACCTCTACCGGGAGGTGCGGGCACCACGGATCTACGAGGGGGCGAGCGAGGTGCAGCGCACGATCATCGCGAAGGAGCTGTACGGGGCGGCGGTGGCGGGGCGATGA
- a CDS encoding RidA family protein, with amino-acid sequence MSLERINPAELSPATGFSHAVAATGTRLVFLAGQTALDGEGKVVGESLPEQFEIALANLLAALAAAGGTPADLARVTVYAVDVAAYRTHAAELGRIWRRSAGRDYPAMAVIGVVRLWDDQALVELDGVAVLP; translated from the coding sequence ATGAGCCTGGAGCGGATCAACCCGGCGGAGCTGTCGCCCGCGACGGGTTTCTCGCACGCGGTCGCGGCGACCGGTACCCGGCTGGTGTTCCTGGCGGGCCAGACCGCCCTGGACGGCGAGGGCAAGGTGGTGGGCGAGAGCCTGCCGGAGCAGTTCGAGATCGCCCTCGCCAACCTCCTCGCGGCCCTCGCCGCGGCGGGCGGCACGCCGGCTGACCTGGCCCGGGTGACGGTGTACGCGGTGGACGTGGCGGCGTACCGGACCCACGCGGCCGAACTGGGCCGCATCTGGCGGCGATCGGCCGGCCGCGACTATCCGGCGATGGCCGTCATCGGCGTGGTCCGCCTCTGGGACGACCAGGCCCTGGTGGAACTCGACGGGGTCGCGGTCCTCCCGTAA
- a CDS encoding RICIN domain-containing protein: MKIFKTALSAATVAVLTAGLAVSSASTASAASTEYDVVNRGSGKCLAVDWAAEYHVLGIQWGCNGNPDQKWTLEAKGSSVWGTFYEIKNGDGQCLGTMSGGTGNGTDIVAWECNGADDQRWFVDPVVNSPEYRTIRSLAARFAGANKCLGIYKEATHDGASATLWDCNSRWDQQWQLQP, from the coding sequence GTGAAGATTTTCAAGACTGCTCTGTCAGCTGCCACGGTGGCCGTACTGACTGCCGGGCTGGCCGTATCGTCCGCATCCACTGCTTCCGCCGCCTCGACCGAGTACGACGTCGTCAACCGAGGCAGCGGTAAGTGCCTCGCCGTCGACTGGGCGGCTGAGTACCACGTTCTCGGCATCCAGTGGGGCTGCAACGGCAACCCGGACCAGAAGTGGACCTTGGAGGCCAAGGGCAGCAGTGTCTGGGGCACTTTCTACGAGATCAAGAACGGTGACGGCCAGTGCCTTGGCACGATGTCGGGAGGCACCGGCAACGGCACGGACATCGTTGCGTGGGAGTGCAATGGAGCCGACGACCAGAGGTGGTTCGTCGACCCCGTCGTGAACTCACCGGAGTACCGGACGATTCGCAGTCTGGCGGCCAGGTTCGCCGGCGCCAACAAGTGCCTCGGCATCTACAAGGAAGCCACCCATGACGGCGCGTCGGCCACGCTGTGGGACTGCAACAGCCGGTGGGACCAGCAGTGGCAGCTGCAGCCCTGA
- a CDS encoding SDR family NAD(P)-dependent oxidoreductase, whose amino-acid sequence MNTSTSTSTTALITGSSSGIGLDIARAFLASGANVVLNGRDADRLAKAAAALGHPGRTAWAAGAIAEPSTGEALVRTALDRFGGIDVLVNNAGTFAPKPFTEVTEEELDGFLTGNLKGTYLTTQAVVRALRAQGRGGSIVNIGTVLVDHGLAGFPSSAPVVSKAGVHALTTSLAAELAADGIRVNLVSPGIIRTPLHAGSDVDSFAGLALLGRVGEVSEISEAVLYLAGAGFVTGHALRVDGGHVTGRA is encoded by the coding sequence ATGAACACCAGCACCAGCACCAGCACCACTGCTCTGATCACCGGCTCCTCCAGCGGCATCGGCCTGGACATCGCCCGCGCCTTCCTCGCGAGCGGCGCCAATGTCGTCCTGAACGGCCGGGACGCCGACCGCCTCGCCAAGGCCGCGGCCGCCCTCGGCCACCCCGGGCGGACCGCCTGGGCAGCGGGCGCCATCGCCGAGCCGAGTACCGGCGAGGCCCTGGTCCGTACCGCTCTCGACCGGTTCGGCGGCATCGACGTCCTGGTCAACAACGCGGGCACCTTTGCTCCCAAGCCCTTCACCGAGGTCACCGAGGAAGAACTCGACGGGTTCCTGACCGGCAACCTCAAGGGCACCTACCTCACCACCCAGGCCGTCGTACGGGCGCTGCGGGCGCAGGGCCGCGGCGGCAGCATCGTCAACATCGGCACCGTCCTGGTGGACCACGGGCTGGCGGGCTTCCCGTCCTCGGCGCCGGTGGTCAGCAAGGCGGGGGTGCACGCGCTGACCACCAGCCTGGCCGCCGAACTCGCCGCCGACGGCATCCGCGTGAACCTCGTCTCGCCCGGCATCATCCGCACCCCGCTGCACGCGGGCTCGGACGTGGACTCCTTCGCCGGTCTCGCCCTGCTGGGCCGGGTCGGCGAGGTCTCGGAGATCTCCGAGGCGGTCCTCTACCTCGCGGGCGCCGGCTTCGTCACCGGCCACGCCCTGCGCGTGGACGGCGGCCACGTCACCGGCCGCGCCTGA
- a CDS encoding LysR family transcriptional regulator, whose product MDVDLRDLELLAATAEAGSLTAAAERLYVSQPALSQRLTRLEARLGMPLFDRKGRRLLPNAAGRRLLVAARHVLGELDSAARDLREIRDGRDRRVRFTAQCSTTFPWLPPVLRAFRERAPDIDVRIETVADDAPIPALLADLVDVALVTKPDLQMDRVSLTELFEDEMMAVVPAGHPWASRAHLTARDFDGADLVLYDFYDQKRIPSMPLPIPVGARPARITTMPVVTDLVIEMVAGGQGVTVLPNWVAAPYAASHGLALVRIGARPLTRTWFCATRTGARPPHVEAFVEELTARLTTPHSV is encoded by the coding sequence ATGGATGTGGACCTGCGTGACCTGGAGCTCCTGGCCGCCACCGCCGAGGCCGGCTCGCTGACCGCCGCCGCCGAGCGGCTCTACGTGAGCCAGCCCGCCCTCAGCCAGCGGCTCACCCGGCTGGAGGCCCGCCTCGGCATGCCCCTCTTCGACCGCAAGGGCCGCCGCCTGCTCCCCAACGCCGCGGGCCGCCGACTGCTGGTCGCGGCCCGCCACGTCCTCGGCGAACTGGACTCGGCGGCCCGGGACCTGCGCGAGATCCGCGACGGGCGCGACCGGCGGGTCCGCTTCACCGCCCAGTGCAGTACGACCTTCCCGTGGCTGCCGCCCGTGCTCCGCGCCTTCCGCGAGCGCGCGCCGGACATCGACGTGCGCATCGAGACCGTCGCCGACGACGCGCCGATCCCGGCCCTGCTCGCCGACCTCGTCGACGTCGCGCTGGTCACCAAGCCGGACCTGCAGATGGACCGGGTGTCGCTGACCGAGCTGTTCGAGGACGAGATGATGGCGGTGGTGCCCGCCGGCCATCCGTGGGCCTCGCGCGCACACCTGACCGCCCGTGACTTCGACGGCGCCGACCTCGTCCTCTACGACTTCTACGACCAGAAGCGGATCCCGTCGATGCCGCTGCCGATCCCCGTCGGGGCGCGGCCGGCCCGGATCACCACCATGCCGGTGGTGACCGACCTGGTGATCGAGATGGTGGCCGGCGGCCAGGGCGTGACCGTGCTGCCCAACTGGGTGGCCGCCCCCTACGCGGCCTCGCACGGCCTCGCCCTCGTCCGTATCGGCGCGCGGCCCCTGACCCGTACCTGGTTCTGCGCCACCCGCACCGGAGCGCGCCCACCCCATGTGGAGGCCTTCGTCGAGGAGCTGACCGCCCGGCTCACCACCCCGCACAGCGTCTGA
- a CDS encoding RidA family protein yields the protein MTAKITRINPGQLHETPGYHHITVVEAGRTAYLAGQCPLDRSGSLVGSGSLEVQVDQVAANALAALAAVDAEPEHVVRSVIYVRSDDRDVLGAAWRRLTDSALGPAFTTASTLLGVSQLGFTGQLIEVDLTVALPD from the coding sequence ATGACTGCGAAGATCACTCGTATCAACCCCGGGCAGCTGCATGAGACGCCCGGCTACCACCACATCACCGTGGTGGAGGCCGGTCGTACGGCCTACCTGGCGGGGCAGTGCCCTCTTGACCGGAGTGGTTCCCTCGTCGGTTCCGGATCGCTCGAGGTGCAAGTCGACCAGGTTGCCGCGAACGCACTCGCTGCCTTGGCTGCGGTTGATGCCGAGCCGGAACACGTGGTGCGCTCGGTGATCTACGTGCGGAGCGACGACAGAGACGTTCTGGGCGCCGCTTGGCGTCGGCTCACCGACTCGGCTCTCGGGCCGGCGTTCACCACCGCCAGCACGCTGTTGGGTGTTTCGCAACTCGGCTTCACGGGGCAGCTCATCGAAGTGGACCTCACCGTGGCGCTGCCCGACTGA
- a CDS encoding aminopeptidase P family protein — MTDASARLNTGSHDRPVSPELSRFMAGNWAATPLPDSARVPGHAVTPARRARLSARFPGERLIVPAGELKVRSNDCDHRFRPHSAYAWLTGLTGEDQAGHVLVMEPSGPHAHEAVLYLRPRSPRADGNGEFYRDRRYGEFWVGRRPDLAEAERLTGIRCAHLDGLGSPAGRDAASDAELASVLSELRLAKDAWEVEQLQLAVDHTTAGFEDVVRALPRALAHPRGERWIEGVFGLRARAEGNGTGYETIAASGAHACTLHWIRNDGRLNGTKLLLLDAGVETDTLYTADITRTLPLSGRFSPVQRQVYELVLAAQEAGIAALRPGASFGDFHRAGMRVIAEGLAEWGVLKDAEGDLHRRYTLCSSGHMLGLDVHDCAKARAETYLDGVLEEGQVLTVEPGLYLQPDDETLPAELRGIGVRIEDDLVITANGARLMSGALPRTVSGIEEWMGRLLETP, encoded by the coding sequence GTGACCGACGCGTCCGCCCGCCTCAACACGGGCAGTCACGACCGCCCGGTATCCCCGGAGTTGTCCCGGTTCATGGCGGGCAACTGGGCCGCGACCCCGCTGCCCGACTCCGCCCGCGTCCCCGGCCACGCCGTCACCCCGGCCCGCCGGGCACGGCTCTCGGCCCGCTTCCCGGGCGAGCGGCTGATCGTCCCGGCCGGGGAGCTGAAGGTCCGCTCCAACGACTGCGACCACCGCTTCCGCCCGCACAGCGCGTACGCCTGGCTGACCGGCCTCACCGGCGAGGACCAGGCGGGCCACGTCCTGGTCATGGAGCCGTCGGGCCCGCACGCCCACGAGGCCGTGCTGTACCTGCGGCCGCGCTCGCCGCGGGCGGACGGGAACGGGGAGTTCTACCGGGACCGCCGGTACGGGGAGTTCTGGGTGGGCCGCCGGCCGGACCTCGCGGAGGCCGAGCGCCTCACCGGCATCCGCTGCGCACACCTGGACGGGCTCGGTTCACCGGCCGGCCGCGACGCGGCCTCCGATGCCGAACTCGCCTCCGTGTTGTCGGAGTTGCGGCTGGCGAAGGACGCGTGGGAGGTCGAGCAGCTGCAGCTGGCCGTCGACCACACGACGGCGGGCTTCGAGGACGTCGTACGGGCCCTGCCGCGCGCGCTGGCGCATCCGCGCGGGGAGCGGTGGATCGAGGGGGTCTTCGGCCTGCGCGCCCGGGCGGAGGGCAACGGCACCGGGTACGAGACGATCGCGGCGTCCGGCGCCCACGCCTGCACCCTGCACTGGATCCGCAACGACGGCCGGCTCAACGGGACGAAACTGCTGCTCCTGGACGCGGGCGTGGAGACGGACACCCTCTACACGGCGGACATCACCCGCACCCTGCCGCTGTCGGGCCGCTTCTCCCCCGTCCAGCGCCAGGTGTACGAACTGGTCCTGGCCGCCCAGGAGGCGGGCATCGCGGCGCTGCGCCCGGGGGCGAGCTTCGGGGACTTCCACCGGGCCGGGATGCGGGTGATCGCGGAGGGGCTGGCGGAGTGGGGCGTCCTGAAGGACGCGGAGGGCGACCTGCACCGGCGGTACACGCTGTGCAGCAGCGGCCACATGCTGGGGCTGGACGTCCACGACTGCGCGAAGGCGAGGGCGGAGACCTACCTGGACGGCGTCCTGGAGGAGGGTCAGGTCCTGACGGTGGAACCGGGCCTGTACCTCCAGCCCGACGACGAGACCCTCCCGGCGGAGCTGCGGGGCATCGGCGTCCGCATCGAGGACGACCTGGTCATCACGGCGAACGGCGCCCGCCTGATGTCGGGCGCGCTGCCGCGCACGGTGTCCGGCATCGAGGAGTGGATGGGCCGGCTGCTGGAGACCCCTTAG
- a CDS encoding collagenase: MLKHRAVRSSLLASAVAVTLLATAGQATTQAAEFAAPATFTGAQAAPAAPAPGPTGNPFDEVDRLADPKDNAPAPAPAPGGQNITGQVPGAATAAAAPADDLQKRGKAVKAAPTAKSVAAGVPCTLDGITGLTPEQFADFLGDQAVLADGCLRGLIWTWDARLAPVMSDAHVQAVSRRISALAAAHDGRNSSHLEEMFTYLHAVAYHDYSRTEIDVTDAPTVDAMRRAIADFGAAAHTFDATPVNARTLREALYAGSAPGLRQHQLGLIKKVLATMDPAHPATHLDAGWAGAALAALSVTYLGVYPGNQDAAFHSAVAADASYRDAFKAFSTYTHLKDTGNAWVVRDALSEYARFGQVEGLRDRVVADLGAMLGPVRSAFGDGSEPWAKVVSWLNFYEACKPYGVCKEDIEKQLFPYTYSYDNGGIKVRTALDRATVDQLYYASKQVKSQYHRVLGTDQPLAGDPNSTLNIVLYASRADYVNYHPILTGYGTNNGGIYIENGATFYTYQRRVPQDSSLTLEELFRHEYTHYLNGRFAVPGFFGQGPWYESDRTTAMDEGTAEFFDGATRDNGIAVRKSLVKSIISDTAGGGPRMSVEQLLNATYDGDGFRFYSYAGTFFEFLWTEKPTLLREMYTHLRADDVAAYDAWRHRTGADTYLQRDYDRFLDAQIAKVDQLYVPNTSFTPNDRLRDAALATVKSSFATATYNTPDCVENGDPGKRRFTCTGRITANLKNWRSDDQNFKDMSETVDYFILDRAGAASNNLADMNCSFGPVEIWTNKVAGTSSYSCEGPLRS, from the coding sequence GTGCTCAAGCACAGAGCTGTGCGCTCTTCCCTCCTCGCCTCCGCCGTAGCCGTGACCCTCCTCGCCACCGCGGGACAGGCCACCACGCAGGCCGCCGAGTTCGCGGCCCCGGCCACCTTCACCGGCGCACAGGCCGCCCCGGCCGCCCCCGCCCCCGGCCCCACGGGGAACCCGTTCGACGAGGTCGACCGCCTGGCCGACCCGAAGGACAACGCCCCGGCGCCGGCCCCGGCCCCCGGCGGGCAGAACATCACCGGGCAGGTCCCCGGCGCGGCCACGGCCGCCGCCGCGCCCGCCGACGACCTGCAGAAGCGCGGCAAGGCGGTCAAGGCGGCCCCCACCGCGAAGAGCGTCGCCGCGGGCGTCCCCTGCACCCTCGACGGGATCACCGGCCTCACCCCCGAGCAGTTCGCCGACTTCCTCGGCGACCAGGCCGTCCTCGCCGACGGCTGTCTGCGCGGGCTCATCTGGACCTGGGACGCCCGCCTGGCACCGGTCATGTCGGACGCGCACGTCCAGGCCGTCTCCCGCCGGATATCCGCCCTGGCCGCCGCCCACGACGGCCGCAACTCCTCCCACTTGGAGGAGATGTTCACGTACCTGCACGCGGTCGCCTACCACGACTACTCGCGCACCGAGATCGACGTCACCGACGCCCCCACCGTCGACGCCATGCGCCGCGCCATCGCCGACTTCGGCGCCGCCGCCCACACCTTCGACGCGACCCCCGTCAACGCCCGCACCCTGCGCGAGGCCCTCTACGCGGGCAGCGCGCCCGGCCTGCGCCAGCACCAGCTCGGCCTCATCAAGAAGGTGCTGGCCACCATGGACCCGGCCCACCCGGCCACCCACCTCGACGCCGGCTGGGCGGGCGCAGCGCTGGCCGCGCTCTCCGTCACCTACCTGGGCGTCTACCCGGGCAACCAGGACGCCGCCTTCCACTCCGCGGTGGCCGCCGACGCCTCCTACCGCGACGCCTTCAAGGCCTTCTCCACCTACACGCACCTCAAGGACACGGGCAACGCCTGGGTGGTGCGCGACGCACTGAGCGAGTACGCCCGCTTCGGTCAGGTCGAGGGCCTGCGGGACCGGGTCGTCGCCGACCTCGGTGCGATGCTCGGCCCCGTCCGCTCCGCCTTCGGCGACGGCAGCGAGCCGTGGGCCAAGGTCGTCTCCTGGCTCAACTTCTACGAGGCCTGCAAGCCGTACGGGGTGTGCAAGGAGGACATCGAGAAGCAGCTGTTCCCCTACACCTACTCCTACGACAACGGCGGCATCAAGGTCCGCACCGCCCTGGACCGGGCCACCGTCGACCAGCTGTACTACGCGAGCAAGCAGGTCAAGTCCCAGTACCACCGCGTGCTCGGCACCGACCAGCCGCTCGCGGGCGACCCCAACTCCACCCTGAACATCGTGCTCTACGCCTCCCGCGCCGACTACGTGAACTACCACCCGATCCTGACCGGCTACGGCACCAACAACGGCGGCATCTACATCGAGAACGGCGCCACCTTCTACACCTACCAGCGCCGCGTCCCCCAGGACTCCTCCCTCACCCTCGAGGAGCTCTTCCGCCACGAGTACACGCACTACCTCAACGGCCGCTTCGCCGTCCCCGGCTTCTTCGGCCAGGGCCCCTGGTACGAGAGCGACCGGACGACCGCCATGGACGAGGGCACGGCCGAGTTCTTCGACGGCGCCACCCGCGACAACGGCATCGCCGTCCGCAAGTCGCTGGTCAAGAGCATCATCAGCGACACGGCCGGCGGCGGCCCGCGCATGAGCGTCGAGCAGCTGCTGAACGCCACGTACGACGGCGACGGCTTCCGCTTCTACAGCTACGCGGGCACCTTCTTCGAGTTCCTGTGGACCGAGAAGCCCACGCTGCTGCGCGAGATGTACACGCACCTGCGGGCCGACGACGTGGCGGCGTACGACGCCTGGCGCCACCGGACGGGGGCGGACACCTACCTCCAGCGCGACTACGACCGCTTCCTGGACGCGCAGATCGCCAAGGTCGACCAGCTCTACGTGCCGAACACCTCCTTCACCCCCAACGACCGGCTGCGCGACGCGGCGCTCGCCACGGTGAAGTCGTCCTTCGCCACGGCCACGTACAACACCCCGGACTGCGTGGAGAACGGCGACCCGGGCAAGCGCCGCTTCACCTGCACCGGCCGGATCACCGCGAACCTGAAGAACTGGCGCAGCGACGACCAGAACTTCAAGGACATGTCGGAGACGGTCGACTACTTCATCCTCGACCGGGCGGGCGCGGCCTCGAACAACCTCGCCGACATGAACTGTTCCTTCGGTCCGGTGGAGATCTGGACCAACAAGGTGGCGGGCACGTCCAGTTACAGCTGTGAGGGTCCCCTCCGCAGCTGA
- a CDS encoding NAD(P)/FAD-dependent oxidoreductase, which yields MLKRHSLDAVIIGAGVVGAACAYYAARAGLSVAVVDRGPVAGGTTGSGEGNLLVSDKEAGPELDLALLSTRLWTELAAVLPPDIEYEPKGGLVVAPDERTVKALRHFAEGQRTAGVDAAEVAADALHDLEPHLAPGLAGGFHYPQDAQVQPARAAARLLAAARAPGAAGAPAAEVYLGEEVTEILLDRGAVRGVRTPRRELLAPAVVNAAGTWGGRIASLAGVTLPVLPRRGFVLVTEPLPRVVRHKVYAADYIADVASGSAALQSSAVVEGTPSGPVLIGATRERVGFDRTLSTEALRRLAAQAAALFPVLADVRVLRTYHGFRPYLPDHLPAIGPDPRRPGLLHACGHEGAGIGLAPATGALIAAALTGAEPPLPAHPFRPDRFAADPGATDTPEEQH from the coding sequence GTGCTCAAGAGACACTCCCTGGACGCCGTGATCATCGGCGCCGGCGTCGTCGGGGCGGCCTGCGCCTACTACGCGGCCCGCGCCGGACTCTCCGTGGCCGTGGTCGACCGGGGCCCCGTGGCGGGCGGCACCACCGGTTCCGGCGAAGGCAACCTGCTCGTCTCCGACAAGGAGGCGGGACCCGAACTCGACCTCGCCCTGCTGTCCACCCGCCTGTGGACCGAACTCGCCGCGGTCCTCCCGCCGGACATCGAGTACGAGCCCAAGGGCGGGCTCGTCGTCGCCCCCGACGAGCGGACCGTGAAGGCCCTGCGGCACTTCGCGGAGGGCCAGCGCACGGCCGGCGTCGACGCGGCCGAGGTGGCGGCGGACGCCCTGCACGACCTGGAGCCGCACCTGGCCCCGGGCCTGGCGGGCGGCTTCCACTACCCGCAGGACGCCCAGGTCCAGCCCGCCCGGGCGGCGGCCCGGCTGCTGGCCGCGGCGCGCGCGCCGGGGGCGGCCGGAGCCCCGGCCGCCGAGGTGTACCTCGGCGAGGAGGTGACGGAGATCCTGCTGGACCGGGGCGCCGTACGCGGGGTGCGCACGCCGCGCCGCGAACTCCTCGCCCCGGCCGTGGTGAACGCGGCCGGCACCTGGGGCGGCCGCATCGCCTCGCTGGCCGGGGTCACCCTGCCCGTCCTCCCGCGCCGCGGCTTCGTCCTGGTGACCGAACCCCTGCCGAGGGTGGTCCGGCACAAGGTCTACGCCGCCGACTACATCGCGGACGTCGCCAGCGGCTCGGCCGCCCTGCAGTCCTCCGCGGTGGTCGAGGGCACCCCGTCCGGCCCGGTCCTGATCGGCGCCACCCGGGAACGGGTCGGCTTCGACCGCACCCTCTCCACGGAGGCCCTGCGCCGCCTGGCCGCCCAGGCCGCGGCGCTCTTCCCCGTCCTGGCCGACGTCCGGGTCCTGCGCACCTACCACGGCTTCCGCCCCTACCTGCCCGACCACCTCCCGGCGATCGGCCCGGACCCGCGGCGCCCCGGGCTGCTGCACGCCTGCGGCCACGAGGGCGCGGGCATCGGCCTGGCGCCCGCCACCGGAGCGCTGATCGCCGCCGCCCTGACGGGGGCCGAACCGCCGCTCCCCGCCCACCCGTTCCGTCCGGACCGCTTCGCCGCGGACCCGGGCGCCACCGACACCCCTGAGGAGCAGCACTGA